The Hemibagrus wyckioides isolate EC202008001 linkage group LG10, SWU_Hwy_1.0, whole genome shotgun sequence genome includes a window with the following:
- the mesd gene encoding LRP chaperone MESD has product MASFIRWRCVSVLLFAVFIFLVHCSESKPKKKKDIRDYNDADMARLLEQWEKDDDIEEGDLPEHRRPSPPIDFSKVDPSKPQDLLKMSKKGKTVMVFATVSGNPTEKETEEVTSLWQGSLFNANFDVQRFVVGSNRVIFMLRDGSYAWEIKDFLTLQERCEDVTVEGQVFPGKAANKANKANKEKEQNETKKKKDKNAANRVNKSKQEL; this is encoded by the exons atggcgTCTTTCATCAGATGgagatgtgtatcagtgttgctCTTTGCAGTGTTTATCTTTTTAGTTCATTGTTCGGAAAGTAAACCTAAAAAGAAGAAGGATATTCGGGATTACAATGACGCGGATATGGCGAGGCTGCTGGAGCAGTGGGAG aaaGATGATGACATTGAAGAGGGGGATTTGCCAGAGCACAGAAGACCCTCCCCGCCCATCGACTTTTCCAAAGTGGACCCTTCCAAACCTCAAGATCTCCTGAAGATGTCAAAGAAGGGAAAGACTGTCATGGTGTTTGCAACGGTTTCCGGAAACCCCACAGAGAAGGAGACAGAAGAGGTCACCAGCCTGTGGCAGGGCAGCCTCTTCAACGCTAACTTTGATGTGCAGAG GTTTGTGGTGGGTTCCAACCGCGTCATCTTCATGCTACGTGATGGCAGCTATGCGTGGGAGATTAAAGACTTCCTGACCCTCCAGGAGCGGTGCGAGGACGTGACTGTGGAGGGCCAGGTGTTTCCTGGGAAAGCAGCCAATAAAGCCAACAAGGCCaacaaagaaaaagagcaaaatgagaccaagaagaagaaggacaagAATGCAGCGAACCGagtaaataaaagcaaacaggAGCTATGA
- the tlnrd1 gene encoding talin rod domain-containing protein 1: MASSGSGKSDSEVPTSNIPSGSLQQRKRLSSVCDTCKSKMQLVADLLLLSSETRPVMTADGVPVAETFEKCRDTVIARTKELSIITHDIQSQLNMGKFVEVGERLVEMGNLVVSLTEFSAHAAYLAAVEAPGSHAAVPGLVDRYKVTRCRHEVDQTCSVLRVTSLSDLTPQLLLEVSQNIRRNLTTLTEASSLASEKSKDRFAKEQFKASVKCMSTSATALLACVKEVKTSPSELTRNRCVLFSGPLVQAVNALVGFATEPQFLGKPANLSADGKAVQTAVLGGAMSVVSACVLLMQGLRDISQHAENSAQMPIYRERLRQSACAVSDGCTLLSQALRERSSPRTLPPVNSHSVN, encoded by the coding sequence ATGGCTAGTAGTGGCTCGGGAAAGTCAGACAGCGAGGTTCCAACGTCCAACATCCCGAGTGGCAGCTTGCAGCAGCGGAAAAGACTCTCATCTGTTTGTGACACATGCAAAAGCAAGATGCAGCTGGTGGCGGATTTGCTTCTGCTGTCCAGCGAGACGAGGCCGGTGATGACGGCGGACGGGGTGCCAGTGGCAGAGACTTTTGAGAAGTGTCGGGACACAGTGATCGCTAGGACGAAGGAATTGTCCATCATCACTCACGACATTCAGAGCCAGCTTAACATGGGGAAGTTTGTGGAGGTCGGGGAGCGGTTAGTGGAAATGGGCAATCTGGTTGTGTCTCTGACAGAATTTTCAGCTCATGCCGCATACCTGGCGGCGGTGGAGGCACCGGGTTCCCATGCCGCCGTTCCTGGATTGGTAGATCGTTACAAAGTGACGCGATGCCGTCATGAGGTGGATCAAACTTGCTCTGTCTTGCGCGTAACCTCACTTTCTGATTTGACTCCCCAACTCCTTCTGGAAGTTTCCCAAAACATCCGGAGGAACCTGACCACTCTCACAGAGGCGTCATCTCTGGCTAGTGAGAAATCCAAGGACAGGTTTGCCAAAGAGCAGTTCAAAGCCAGTGTAAAATGCATGAGCACGAGCGCCACTGCGCTTCTTGCCTGTGTCAAGGAGGTAAAGACGAGCCCGAGCGAGCTGACGCGTAACCGATGTGTGCTTTTCAGTGGGCCGCTGGTTCAGGCCGTCAATGCACTGGTGGGATTCGCCACTGAGCCCCAATTCCTGGGAAAACCGGCTAACTTAAGCGCGGATGGCAAAGCGGTGCAGACGGCTGTACTGGGAGGCGCAATGAGCGTAGTTTCGGCTTGCGTTCTCCTCATGCAGGGTCTCCGGGACATATCCCAGCATGCCGAGAACAGTGCCCAGATGCCTATATACCGTGAAAGGCTGCGCCAATCAGCTTGCGCTGTCTCTGATGGATGCACATTGCTCTCACAGGCGCTCAGGGAACGATCCTCGCCCAGGACTCTACCACCGGTCAACTCGCATTCTGTGAATTAA